The following DNA comes from Rhodopseudomonas boonkerdii.
CATCACCAAGGGGCCGAAATACGCCAACATCGACTACTCCGACTATTACGGAGACAAGATGGACAAGGTGTTCGCTCAGTTCCCGGAAACGGATCTGCGCTTCATCATCAACGGCATCAACGGCCCGAATAACGGCATTGCCGGCATGCTCTTGAAGCCATGGGATGAACGCAAGCGCTCGACCAATCAGCTCAAGCAGCCGGTGCAGAACGAGCTCAGCAAGATCGAGGGCGTTCAGGCTTTCGCCTTCAACCTGCCGGCGCTGCCGGGGGGGCCGGGCGGCCTGCCGATCCAGATGGTGATCAGCACCGTCGGCAGCTTCCAGTCGGTCTATGAGGAGATGGTGAAGCTGAAGGCTGAAGCACAGAAGAGCGGTCTGTTCATCGTCTCGGACAGCGACCTCGACTTCAACCAGCCGGTGGTGCGCGTCAGTGTCGACCGGTCGAAGGCGAACGATCTCGGCGTCACCATGCAGAGCGTCGGCAATACGCTGGCTGTGATGCTCGGCGGCAACTATATCAACCGCTTCAACCTCGAAGGCCGCTCCTATCAGGTGATTCCGCAGGTGCCGCGCGGCATGCGCATCTCGCAGGATTCACTCGCCAACTACTATGTGCCGACCGCAACGGGCCAGCAGGTTCCGCTGTCGACGCTGGTGAAGGTGGAAACCGGCACCAATCCGAACGCGCTGTCGCATTTCAACCAGCTGAACTCGGCGACCTTCCAGGCCGTGCCGATGCCGGGTGTGACCGTCGGACAGGCGGTGGACTTCCTCGAACAGGCCGCGAAGAAACTGCCGGCCGGCTTCAACCACGACTATCTCGCTGACTCGCGCCAGTATGTGCAGGAAGGCAACCAGCTCGCGGTGGCGTTCGGCTTTGCGCTGATCATCATCTTCCTGGTGCTGGCGGCGCAGTTCGAGTCGATCCGCGATCCCTTGGTCATCATGATCTCGGTGCCGATGGCCATTTCGGGTGCGTTGATCCCGCTGTTCTTCGGCGTGGCGACGATCAACATCTACACCCAGGTGGGTCTGCTCACGCTGGTCGGCCTGATCTCGAAGCACGGCATCCTGATGGTGGAGTTCGCCAACGAGCTGCAGCTGAAGGAAGGTCTCGATCGTCGCTCGGCCATCGAAATGGCCGCCCGCGTTCGTCTGCGTCCGATCCTGATGACGACGGCGGCGATGGTCACCGGCTTGTTGCCGCTGCTCACCGCATCGGGCGCCGGCGCCGCGAGCCGCTTCTCCATCGGCCTCGTGGTGGTCGCCGGCATGCTGATCGGCACGCTGTTCACGCTGTTCGTGCTGCCCGCGGTCTATGTGGCCATCGCCACCGACCACCGCGCCGGCAAGGAGAGCGAGCGCGCCAGGGAAATCGCCGACTTCGATATGAAGCACGCGAAGACGACGTAACGCATCAGGCCTTGCGGCGCTGAGCTTGCACGAATAGATTGATCCATGTTGGAAGGCGGATCGGCAATGTCGGTCCGCCTTTTGATTTTGAGGGCCTACACACTCAGTCCGTCATGGAGAGGAGGCCTAGCGGCGCAATTGCGCCGCTGAGAGCGCCGTCTCGAACCATGAGTTCGCCTGGCTCGGAGCGTGCAGCCATTCCTTGCGAATGGCTTCACCATTCGCTGGGAGACGCGCGCTTTGCGCGCTCCTCAGGATGAGGGCGGAGTGGAATAGGGGTTACGCAGCCCGTGCTTTTTCGCTCAGATGCGCCGCGACAATGCGCAGGTCTTCGACAAAATTCGCATACTCGGTTGCCCGCGCCTCTTCATCCGGTAGCCGCAATAGATAGGATGGATGTACGGTCACCAGCACGCGTGTGCCGTCATCGAGATCGATCACGCGCCCGCGCGTCTTGCCGACCGGCACGATCTTGCCGAACACGCTCTGCGCAGCCGTCGCGCCCATGGCGACAACGAGCTCGGGTTTCACCAATGCTTTCTCGCGCTCGTACCAAGGGCGGCACGCCTTGATCTCCGGCGTCGCCGGTTTCTGATGCAGCCGGAATTTACCGCGTGGCACGAATTTGAAATGCTTCACGGCATTGGTGACGTAGACTTTCTCGCGGATAATCCCGGCTTCCTTCAGCGCCTTGTCGAGCATCTGCCCGGCCGGACCGACAAATGGTTTGCCGGCAAGGTCTTCCCTGTCGCCTGGCTGTTCACCGACCATCATGACTGATGCATGTTTTGGTCCTTCGCCAAACACGGTCTGCGTCGCGTCTTTCCAGAGCGCGCAGGCGCGGCAGTCTGCAGCCTCATCGCGCAGCGCAGCGAGGCTCGTATCATCAGGATATTCGGTCGGTGCGATAGAATGGGATCTCGCCATGGCATCCTCCCGGCGCTGCGGCTTCTTTGGCTCCTGTGCTTCGGCGGCAATCATTTCGCTCGTGACTCGTTCCGCTTTCTCGATCAGCGGCTTGATCAGCCCGGCTTCGGGCAGGTTGCGCCAGTATTTCCTCGGCATCTCCTTCTGCATCGCTTTGGTCTTCAGGCGGGCTGGATTGAAGATGCTCGCATAGTAGGTGCGCCACGTCTCTTCGAGACGATCGCTCGATGGCGCCATGGATTTATCGACGCCTGGCAAAAACGACACGTCGTGCCCGTCCCAATGCGCGCACAGATCGGGAGTCAGGATCGACCATGCCATGTCGGCAAAGCGCCTTGCGAAGAACGGCGCGGCCAGTTCGACGATGTGATGCTCCGGTTCGAACCAGGCCACAAAATGCGATTGTGGTTCGCGGCCGATCTCGCGAAACCGAACAAAGGCATGCATCTTGTGCTCGTCGCGGCGGATCGCCTTGGCCATGCTTTCCAGTTTTGAAGTGTCTGCATCGGTGGAGAGCTGCAGCAGGTCATGATTGCTGCGCAATCGCCACAGCATGCGATAGAGCAGGGCGAAACGCTCGGGATTGCGATGCAGGATGACGTGTTGCGCGAGATCGACAAAATGGGCGGGGACGTTGAACGTGCCGCGCATCTCTTGGAGCGGTACATCCAGCGTCGCTGGAAACAGCTCCGGCTCATCGCCGTCAGCAACGCGCCAGGTCACATCCTCAGGCGCGACGCCGTTCATCGCCAGTAAACGCGCCGCCTTGCGCCAGCCGTCGAAATCGGTTTCGCCGTTGAGCGTGATGGTGTGCATTGGCTCAAATCTTTCTTCCCAACACTCTCCAGCTCTCATCCTGAGGAGCCGCAGCGGCGTCTCGAAGGATGGCCGCAAGCTCAGCGCCAAGCCAGCTCATGGTTCGAGACGGCGCTTCGCGACTCCTCACCATGAGGAGCTGTGTATTGTGCCTGTCAGAAAGCAAAGCCCAATTGCTTGGCTTTCGGCTTGAAGCGTTCGGCCAGTTGCGCGCTGTCGAGAAGGTGCACGGCCGGCCGATGATCGGGAAGAACGATGAACGGTAACGCCTTGTTCCGCGGGATGTGCAGCTTTGCCAGATCGCCGACGCGGATCGAGGAAATCCGCCGCGTTTCAATGATCCGCTGCACGGCACGCGCACCGAAGCCCGGCACCCGCAACAGGTCTTCGCGGCTGGCGCGGTTGACGTCGAGCGGGAAACGGTCGCGGTGGCGCAGCGCCCAGGCGAGTTTCGGGTCCATGTCCAGCGGCAGCATGCCGCTTTCGCTGCCCACGATCTCGTCGGGATCGAAACCGTAGAACCGCATCAGCCAGTCGGCCTGATATAGCCGGTGCTCACGCATCAAAGGCGGCGCGCGCAGCGGCAGCGAACGGCTAGCATCGGGGATCGGGCTGAAAGCGGAGTAATAGACGCGCTTGAGATGATACGAGCCGTAGAGATTGGCAGAGGTCTTGATGATGGTGGCATCATTGGCGCTGTCGGCGCCGACGATCATCTGCGTGCTTTGACCCGCCGGCGCAAAGCGTGGCGCGGTGCGGCCGCGGGGCGTGGGTTTGGCACCCTCGCGCGCCTCGTCCAGTTTCAGCCGCAGACGTCCCATGGTGCGACGGATCGCGCGGACGTCCTTCTCCGGCGCGAGGTTCTTCAGGCTGCCTTCGTCCGGCACCTCGATGTTGATCGAGAGCCGGTCGGCATATTTGCCCGCCTCGGCGATAAGCGCATCATCGGCTTCGGGGATCGTCTTCAGATGGATGTAACCGCGGAAATGATGCTCTTCGCGCAGCTTGCGCGCGACGGCGACCACTTGCTCCATCGTGTAATCTGCGCTGCGGATGATGCCAGAGGAAAGAAACAGCCCCTCAATGTAATTGCGTCGATAGAAATCCAGCGTCAGCTGCACCACTTCGTCTACGGTGAAGCGCGCCCGCGTTACATTGCTGGAGGCACGGTTGACGCAATAGAGGCAATCGTAGTTGCAGGCATTGGTGAGGAGAATCTTGAGCAGCGAGATGCAGCGGCCGTCCGGCGCATAGGAGTGACAGATGCCCATGCCTGCATCGGTCGATCCCATGCCTTTGCCGTCGCGCGAGTCCCGCTTCTCCGTGCCGCTCGATGCGCAGGAGGCGTCATACTTCGCAGCATCCGCGAGGATCTCCAGCTTGCGCTTCACGTCCATTCCAAATTCCTTCCAATACCACCGCCAAAATTTGGGGCGTGCTCCCCGTTGACTCGTCCGGGCCAGTGGGTTTTATATAGGAACATACCATGAACAATGTGGCCGGCAAAGCGTTCATCAAAAACCTTTGTCGGCACCGGATTTTTTGAGGAGCGTCGCATGACCAGCGCACGCACGGACATGCTTGCGCGCCTGCGCGGCAGCATCGAACGGATCGAGGGTCATGATGACACCGTTCGCTTCGATCGCGTGGCGCTCGGCCATTCCGAGGCCGATACCGTGCTGCAAGGCGGCCTCATGCGTGGCGCCCTGCATGAGGTGTTTGCGCTGGAGACACGGCAGATCGGCGCGGCGACGGGCTTTGTCTCCGGCATCGCCCAGCGCCTGAGCAGGGGCAGGCCGCTGTTCTGGATCCGGCAGGATTTCGTCGCTCGTGAAGCAGGCGCCTTGGCGATGACGGGGCTCAAGGAACTCGGTCTCGATCCGCGCTGCATCGTGCTGGTGCAGGCGGCCGATCACGAGATGGCGCTGCGCGTCGGCGCGGACGCGCTGGCCTGCGATGCGCTCGGCGCCGTGGTGCTCGATCTGTGGGGCGAGGTGCGGGCCTTCGATCTCGTTGCCAGCCGCAAATATACGCTCGCCGCGCAAAGCTCCGGGGTGAGCTGCGTGATGCTGCGTACCTCCGCCTTGCCGATGGTCAGCACTGCGGAGACGCGCTGGGTGGTGCAGGCGGCGCCTTCGCCGGAGGTGGCGCCATGGGAGGCCTGGGGAGTGCCGATCCTCGATGCGCAACTTGTTCGCAACCGCCACGGCATGACAGGCCGTTGGATCATGGAATGGAAATGTGATGAGTGCCTTTTCCGTGAAACCTGGTCTCGTACAGACGAGACGGATTCTCAGTCTGTGGCTGCCGCGCCTGCCGACCGACCGCATCAAGCGCCAGCGCGTCCGCAACGGCGCGTTGCACGACGCGCATGAGCCTGTCATCGTCGTTGCCAAGGAGAACAATGCCTGGCAGGTCACGGCGCTGAACGATGCGGCGGCCGGACTCGGCCTCGAGATTGGCACGCCGCTCGCCAATGCGCGCGCGGTCTGTCCCGATATCGGTGTCTGCGATGCCGATCCTGTCGCCGATACCGAATTGCTGAATGCCATCGCCGACTGGTGCGATCGTTTTACGCCGCTGGTTGCGCTCGATCCGCCGCATGGCCTGTTTCTCGATATCACCGGCTGCGCGCATCTGTTCGGCGGCGAGGCGGCGCTGATGCGGCAACTATGCGACACGCTGCACCGGCAGGGTTTCATTGTCAGTGCAGCCATTGCCGGCACCTCGATCTGCGCCCGTACACTGAGCCGTTACAAGCCCAATTACATCGTGGCTGCCGGCGACGAAGCCAAGGCCGTCACGCCGCTGCCACTTTATCCGCTCGGTGCCGATGATACGATCATCCGCGGTCTGCGCCGGGCTGGTCTCAAGACCATCGGCGATGTCGCGGCGCGTGGTCGTCATGAAATCACTGCGCGCTTTGGTGCGGCTTTCACCGCATTGCTGGAAGCGGCACTGGGGCAAAGCGACAGTCCGATCAGTCCGCGAAAACCGCTGCCGGATTACATCGTCGAGAAACGCTTCCCCGAGCCGATCGCGACGGATGCCGTAATCGCGGCGACGCTGCATGGTTTGGCCGGCATGCTGATCGCGGCAATGGACAAGCAGGGCAAAGGCGCACGTCTGCTGGAGGCGGCTTTTTTCCGCACCGATGGTGCGGTCCGCGTGATCGGCGCACAGACCGGGCAAGCGGTGAACCGCGTCGAGACCATAGACCGTCTGTTTCGCGAGCGCCTCGACGCCATCGCCGATCCCCTCGATCCCGGCTTCGGTTTCGACATGATCCGGCTCTCGGCCAGCCACACCGAAATCGTGGTGCAGCAGCAGAACGATCTCGACAGCCGCGTGCAGGACAATGACGAGGTGCTTGGCTTGATCGATCGTCTCTCGGCGCGGATCGGTCCGCGCCGTGTCCTTGTGCATCTGCCGGTCGATACGCATATTCCGGAGCTGGAAGCGAATCCGATGCCGGCCCAGCAGGGCCTGATCGATGCATCGTCTGTGCCATGGCCGCTGCGCATCGCCGGCGAGCCGCCGCTACGACCGCTGCGTTTGTTCGAACGGCCGGAGCCGATCGATGTCGCGCTCGCCGAATTTCCCGATAAGCCGCCGAAATATTTCACATGGCGACGCGTCAAGCATGTCGTGCGCCGCGCCGAAGGTCCGGAACGTATCGCGATGGAGTGGTGGCGCATGCAGGAGCCGCAGCCCACGCGCGACTACTTTCGCATTGAAGACGATAGGGGACAGCGGCTCTGGATCTTTCGCGATGGGCTCTATGGCGAGGTTCTGGATGCGAAGGAAAATCGCATCGATCCAAAATGGTTCGTGCACGGATTATTCGCATGAGCAAGCATCCGGTCAAACCGCCGGCATCGGCCTATGCTGAACTCGGCATCACTACAAATTTTTCTTTCCTGCATGGCGGCTCGCATCCGCAAAGTTATGTGCATCAGGCCAGCGGAATCGGTCTGCCGGTCATCGGCATTGCCGATCACAACACGCTGGCCGGCGTGGTGCGTGCCTATAGCGAATTAGGAAACAAGAAAATTTCACATCCGCCCCGTCTGCTGGTCGGCACGCGTCTCGTTTTTGTCGATGGTACGCCCGATATCGTCGTCTATCCCCGGGATCGTGATGCTTATGGACGGCTATGCCAGTTGCTCAGCCGTGGAAAGCTGAAGGCGGATAAAGGCGAATGCCATCTCACGCTGACCGATCTGATCGATTTCGCCGAAGGACAGCTCTGCATCGTTTCTCTGCCGTATCGCTTCGACAAGGCGGCGGCGCTCAAGACGCTGGACTGTTTGATCAGGGCATGTCCCGGCAATGTTTGGCTCGCTGCCGCCTTTTTCCATCATGGGGATGACAAACGGCGTCTTGCGCGGATCGAACGTATTGCTGACACTGTCCGCGTGCCGCTGCTCGCGACCAATGAGGTCCTTTATCACGATGACAGCCAGCGGCCGCTCCAAGATGTGCTGACCTGCATTCGCGAGAAGACGACGATCGACAGGATCGGTCGTCGACTGCAGGCGAATGCCGAACGTCATCTCAAGTCGCCATCCGAGATGGCGAGGCTGTTTCGCGATTATCCGGAAGCGATCACCGAGACGTTTCGTTTCGCCGAACGCATTCAATTCACACTCGATCAGTTGCAATATCAATATCCCGATGAGCCGGTGCCGCCGGGGAAGACGGCCCAGCGGCATCTCGAAGATCTGACATGGGAAGGCTATCGCCGGCATTTTCCCGGCGAAGAAGATGTGAAGCTGATCGAGACCTTGAAGAAGGAGCTCGCACTGATCGCCGAACTTGGATACGCGCACTACTTCCTGACCGTCCACGATATCGTCCAATTCGCGCGTCGCGAGGGCATTCTCTGTCAGGGCCGTGGGTCGGCGGCCAATTCGGCGGTTTGCTACATGCTCGATATCACTTCGGTGAATCCCGCCGAAGTCGATCTCCTGTTCGAGCGGTTCATCTCCAAGGAACGCCTGGAGCCGCCGGATATCGATGTCGATTTCGAGCACGTTCGGCGCGAGGAGGTGATGCAATATGTCTATCGCCGCTATGGCCGTCATCGTGCCGCGATCATCGCCACCGTCATTCATTATCGCCCGCGCTCGGCGATCCGCGATGTCGGCAAGGCGCTGGGGCTCACCGAAGATGTCACCACGGCGCTGGCGGATACCGTCTGGGGCAGTTGGGGCAAGGGTCTCGACGAGATGCAGGTGAGACAGGCTGGGCTCGACCCGTCCAATCCAGCCATTGTGCAGGCGGTTGCGCTGGCGACGCAGTTGATCGAATTTCCGCGTCATCTCTCGCAGCATGTTGGCGGTTATGTGCTGACACAGGACAATCTCGACACGTATGTGCCGATCGGCAATGCGGCGATGGACGACCGCACCTTCATTGAATGGGACAAGGACGATGTCGATGCGATGAAGATGATGAAGGTCGATGTGCTCGCTCTGGGCATGCTGACCTGCATCCGCCGGTGTTTCGAATTGATTTTTCGCCACAAGGGGCGACGCTATGAGCTGAGGGACATCAAGGTCCAGAATAAGGAGGAATCCGAGCCGGTATTTGCCATGCTTCAGCGCGGCGAGTCCCTCGGTGTGTTTCAGGTCGAAAGCCGCGCGCAGATGAACATGCTGCCGCGGCTGAAACCGAAGACGTTCTACGATCTCGTCATTGAAGTCGCCATCGTGCGCCCTGGACCTATTCAGGGCGACATGGTGCATCCCTATTTGAAACGAAGGGAGATGGATCCGGACGAGATCGTCTATCCTTACCCGAAAGGTGGCGACAAGAACGAACTCCGCAAGGTTCTGCACAAGACGCTTGGTGTGCCGCTGTTTCAGGAGCAGGCCATGCGCATCGCCATTGAGGCTGCGAAATTTACGTCAGAGGAGGCCAACGGGCTGCGTCGCGCCATGGCGACATTCCGCAATGTCGGCACGATCGGAAATTTTCAGGACAAGATGATCGGCCAAATGATCGCGCGCGGTTACGATCCGGTTTTCGCCAGGAATTGCTTCGAGCAGATCAAGGGGTTCGGCAGTTACGGTTTCCCGGAAAGCCACGCAGCCGCCTTTGCGCAGCTTGTCTATGTTTCGTCGTGGCTGAAGCACCATCATCCCGACGTCTTCTGCTGCGGTCTCTTGAATTCCCAGCCGATGGGCTTCTATGCACCGTCGCAGATCGTCCAGGACGCACAGAAGAATCGCGTGACGGTGTATCCGATCGACGTTTCGTACAGCCATTCGCAGAATACGCTCGAAGACACCGGCGGCGCATATCATGCCGTTCGCCTCGGCTTCCGCCAGATCGATGGTTTCAAATGGGTTGATGCCGACGAGGAACGGCTGCGGCAGGACAGGGAAAACCCAAAGCCCGCGCCAGAGGACTGGGGCGCCCGTATCGTCGAAGCGCGCGAAAAACTTCCCTTCACCTCGCTGGAAGATTTCGCCCGCGACACCTCGCTGCCGAAACGGGCGCTGATCATGCTGGCCGATGCCGATGCGTTCCGTTCCATCGGTCTCGATCGTCGCGCCGCCCTATGGGCCATAAGGCGTTTGCCGGACGACAGACCGTTGCCTCTTTTCGAAGCGGCCGCCGCGCGCGAGCTGTCCAATGAAAACGCCGCGCCGCTGCCTGTCATGCCGCGGGCCGAGGAGGTGGTGGCGGACTATCAAAGTATCCGGCTGTCGCTCAAAGGCCATCCGATGGAATTCTTGCGGACGATGTTCGCCGCCGAGAAAGTCTCCACATGTGCGGCAGTCGCTGCCTCCTCCAATGACACGCCCGCGCGCTGTGCCGGCGTCGTGCTGGTGCGGCAGCGGCCGGGCAGCGCCAAAGGCGTGATCTTCATGACACTGGAGGATGAAACCGGCATCGCCAATGTCGTCATCTGGCCGAAGGTGATGGAGAAGTTCCGCAAGGAGGTGATGGGCGCACGGCTGATCTTCGTCGAAGGCCGCATTCAGAGCAGCAAGGAGAAAGTCGTGCATCTCGTCGCCGAGCGGCTGGTCGATCGCTCCGATGAACTGAGATACCTTGCCAATGATGCGCTCGGCCCGCCACGGCGCCTGCTATCGGCCCCGGGGCCGCTCAATGACGATCGCCGCGAACATCCCGACAATCCCGCCCAGCGCATCCGCCATCCGCGCGACGTGCGCATCCTGCCGCGCTCGCGGGACTTTCACTAGCGTCATTCAGCAACCGTTCAGCCGTTGACCTGTACCGTCAGAATACGGTCTGCTGGCTTGAGCCAGCCACCGCTTCTCGGGACAGACAAAAGATGCAGACGCCGCGCGACATGCTTGCCGAGCTGTGGGCCCGGTTGGGCGGAGATCGCGCCGCGCTGGACCGCGTTACGCTGACCGGCGTCGAGCCTGCGCTGCCATCGACGTTTCGCGTCGGCGCCGCCGCACAGGTGTCGATCGCAGCGGCCGGTCTCGCCGCCGCCGAGATCTGGCGTGCCCGCAGCGGGCAGGGGCAGGATATCGGTGTCGATATGCGCCACGCCGTCGTCGAGTGCCGCAGCGAGCGTTACCTGCGCTGCGACGGCAATCCGCCGCCGCCGGCCTGGGACGCGATCGCCGGTGTCTATCATACCGGCGATGGTCGCTTCGTCCGCCTGCATACCAATTTCCCGCATCATCGCGATGCCGTCTGCAAGGTTCTGTCCTGCGCACCAGAACGCGGTGCCGTTCAGGCCGCACTGATGCGGTGGAAGGGTGAGGAGTTCGAGACCGCGGCCTATGCGGCCGGCGGTGTCGTCGCGCTCATGCGCAGCTACGACGAATGGACGGCGCTGCCGCAGGCACAAGCGATCGCCAAGCTGCCGCTTATCGAGATCACCAGGATCGGCGATGCCGCGCCACGGCCATGGCCCGCAGGCGAGAGGCCGCTTGCCGGCCTGCGCGTCCTCGATCTGTCGCGGGTGATTGCAGGCCCCGTCGCCGGGCGCACGCTTGCCGTCCATGGCGCTGAGGTGATGCTCGTTTCCAGTCCCAATCTCCCGGCGATCCCGTGGCTCACCATCGACACCGGTCGCGGCAAGCGCTCGTGTTTTATCGATCTCGATACCGAACAGGGCAGGGAGACGCTAGGCGGCCTGCTCAAGGGCGCCGATATCTTCTGCCAGGGCTATCGCCCGCAGGCGCTGGGCGGACGCGGCTTTGCGCCGGAGGACACTGCACGGCTCAGCCCCGGCATCGTTCACGTCTCGCTGTCGGCCTATGGTCGCAGTGGCCCTTGGGCGGGGCGCCGCGGGTTCGATTCGCTGGTTCAGTGCGCCACGGGCTTCAATCACGCCGAAGGGCAGGCGGCCGGCGTCGAGGGGCCGAAGGAGCTGCCGGCCCAGATCCTCGATCACGCCACCGGCTACCTGATGGCCCTTGGGGCCATGATGGCCAGGCTCCGCCAGGCGCGCGAGGGCGGCAGTTGGCATGTCCAGGTCTCGCTCGCGCGCACCGGAAAATGGCTGTGGGAGATGGGCCGCCTCGCAAAGGGCTTGGACGTGCCGGATATCGCCGGCGACGTCATTACGCCTCTTGTCGAGGAGCTGCCGTCCGGTTTCGGCACCTTGTCGGCTGTTCGTCATGCCGCTGTGCTAGGGTTCACACCTGCCTATTGGGCGCGACCCGCGGTGCCGCTCGGGACCGATCCGCCGGTATGGGGGTCCGCAGCATGACTGCGGCTCGCAAGCGCAGCAACAATTTTAACCGAAAATGCGGGTCTGGCCTGCGTTTTTTGATTGTCTCAACGTCTTTATGCGCACTAATAGCGCGCGCAATGGCACCCAAGGCCGCGGCATAAGCGACCTCTCATATGTTAAGGGCTCGGCAGGTGACGAACGTGAACCAGGGATCTTCGAAATTCGGCCGTAAACAGCTGGTTGCCGGCGTTTGCGCGATCGCCGTTTTGGCCGCCGGCGGCTATGCCTATACACAACTCAATGCGACCCCGCAGAAGCATTCGGACGTTTCCAGCCAGTCCCGCAAGAACCCGCAGCGCTACACGCCGAGCCCGGCGGAATGGGCGAGCCTGACCATCGAACCGGTCACGGTGAAGTCGTTCCGGTCGGAATCCGTCACCGAAGGCAAGATCGCCGTTGATGAAGATCGTTCGACGCCGATCTTCTCGCCTTATGCAGGCCGCGTGACAAAATTGCTCGCCAAGCCGGGCGACCATGTGGTGCAGGGGCAGCCGCTGTTCGTCGTCGAAGCCGCCGACACGGTCGGTGCGCAGAATGATTTCGTCGCCGCTGTCACTGCCGCCAACAAGGCGAAGTCGCAGCTCGATCTCGCCACCATCCAGGACAAGCGCGCCAAGGACCTGTTCGAGGGCAAGGCCGTGCCGCTGAAGGACTATCAGCAGGCCCAGGCCACGCTGCTGCAGGCGCAGAACGATCTGCGCACCGCCGAGACCGCGCTCGAAGCCGCGCGCAACCGCCTGCGCATTCTCGGCCTCACGGAAGAGGCGATCACGGCCTTCCAGGAGAAGGGACGCATCAATCCGGAAACCACCGTGTTCTCGCCGCTCGCCGGCACCGTGGTCCAGCGCAAGGTCGGTCCCGGCCAGTTCATCAGCGCCGGCGCCAGCGATCCGGTGTTTGTGATTGGCGATCTCTCCACGGTCTGGCTCACCGCGTTCGTGCGCGAGACCGAAGCGGCCTCGGTTCAGGTCGGTCAGGAAATGACCTTCACCGCGCTCGCGCTGCCGGGCCGGGTGATGACCGGCCGCATCGATTATGTGGCCACTGCCCTCGATCCCAATACGCGCCGCCTGATGGTGCGCGCGACGCTGAACAACAGCAACGGCCTGCTTAAGCCGGAAATGTTCACCACCGTGACGATCTATGCGCCGGGCGAACAGCCGACTGTGGGTGTGCCGAAGACCGCGCTGATCTATGAAGGCGATCAGGTCCGCGTCTGGGTCGCCAACGACGACAAGAGCATCGAGCTGCGCACCATCAAGACCGGCATGACCAATGCGGGCCTCGTGGAGGTGTTCGGCAATCTGCGGCCGGGTGAGAAGATCGTGACCCGCGGCAGCCTGTTCATCGATCGCGTGGCGTCTGCCAGCTAAGCTCCAGTTCGGCTCGTCTGAAAGGTCCGATCTGGATGGATCGTCTCGTCTCTATCGCCGTCGACCGTCGCTTCCTGATGGTT
Coding sequences within:
- a CDS encoding putative DNA modification/repair radical SAM protein → MDVKRKLEILADAAKYDASCASSGTEKRDSRDGKGMGSTDAGMGICHSYAPDGRCISLLKILLTNACNYDCLYCVNRASSNVTRARFTVDEVVQLTLDFYRRNYIEGLFLSSGIIRSADYTMEQVVAVARKLREEHHFRGYIHLKTIPEADDALIAEAGKYADRLSINIEVPDEGSLKNLAPEKDVRAIRRTMGRLRLKLDEAREGAKPTPRGRTAPRFAPAGQSTQMIVGADSANDATIIKTSANLYGSYHLKRVYYSAFSPIPDASRSLPLRAPPLMREHRLYQADWLMRFYGFDPDEIVGSESGMLPLDMDPKLAWALRHRDRFPLDVNRASREDLLRVPGFGARAVQRIIETRRISSIRVGDLAKLHIPRNKALPFIVLPDHRPAVHLLDSAQLAERFKPKAKQLGFAF
- a CDS encoding Y-family DNA polymerase — its product is MKPGLVQTRRILSLWLPRLPTDRIKRQRVRNGALHDAHEPVIVVAKENNAWQVTALNDAAAGLGLEIGTPLANARAVCPDIGVCDADPVADTELLNAIADWCDRFTPLVALDPPHGLFLDITGCAHLFGGEAALMRQLCDTLHRQGFIVSAAIAGTSICARTLSRYKPNYIVAAGDEAKAVTPLPLYPLGADDTIIRGLRRAGLKTIGDVAARGRHEITARFGAAFTALLEAALGQSDSPISPRKPLPDYIVEKRFPEPIATDAVIAATLHGLAGMLIAAMDKQGKGARLLEAAFFRTDGAVRVIGAQTGQAVNRVETIDRLFRERLDAIADPLDPGFGFDMIRLSASHTEIVVQQQNDLDSRVQDNDEVLGLIDRLSARIGPRRVLVHLPVDTHIPELEANPMPAQQGLIDASSVPWPLRIAGEPPLRPLRLFERPEPIDVALAEFPDKPPKYFTWRRVKHVVRRAEGPERIAMEWWRMQEPQPTRDYFRIEDDRGQRLWIFRDGLYGEVLDAKENRIDPKWFVHGLFA
- a CDS encoding ImuA family protein gives rise to the protein MTSARTDMLARLRGSIERIEGHDDTVRFDRVALGHSEADTVLQGGLMRGALHEVFALETRQIGAATGFVSGIAQRLSRGRPLFWIRQDFVAREAGALAMTGLKELGLDPRCIVLVQAADHEMALRVGADALACDALGAVVLDLWGEVRAFDLVASRKYTLAAQSSGVSCVMLRTSALPMVSTAETRWVVQAAPSPEVAPWEAWGVPILDAQLVRNRHGMTGRWIMEWKCDECLFRETWSRTDETDSQSVAAAPADRPHQAPARPQRRVARRA
- a CDS encoding UdgX family uracil-DNA binding protein (This protein belongs to the uracil DNA glycosylase superfamily, members of which act in excision repair of DNA. However, it belongs more specifically to UdgX branch, whose founding member was found to bind uracil in DNA (where it does not belong), without cleaving it, appears to promote DNA repair by a pathway involving RecA, rather than base excision.); translated protein: MHTITLNGETDFDGWRKAARLLAMNGVAPEDVTWRVADGDEPELFPATLDVPLQEMRGTFNVPAHFVDLAQHVILHRNPERFALLYRMLWRLRSNHDLLQLSTDADTSKLESMAKAIRRDEHKMHAFVRFREIGREPQSHFVAWFEPEHHIVELAAPFFARRFADMAWSILTPDLCAHWDGHDVSFLPGVDKSMAPSSDRLEETWRTYYASIFNPARLKTKAMQKEMPRKYWRNLPEAGLIKPLIEKAERVTSEMIAAEAQEPKKPQRREDAMARSHSIAPTEYPDDTSLAALRDEAADCRACALWKDATQTVFGEGPKHASVMMVGEQPGDREDLAGKPFVGPAGQMLDKALKEAGIIREKVYVTNAVKHFKFVPRGKFRLHQKPATPEIKACRPWYEREKALVKPELVVAMGATAAQSVFGKIVPVGKTRGRVIDLDDGTRVLVTVHPSYLLRLPDEEARATEYANFVEDLRIVAAHLSEKARAA